The Schistocerca americana isolate TAMUIC-IGC-003095 chromosome 8, iqSchAmer2.1, whole genome shotgun sequence genome contains the following window.
actgaatggagctgtcATATACTGTTGagtagctgagcaccatgatcagaaagcccattctcaacacgataagaatttatgtttttaaaccttcctttgtctataaaagtgttatctatcaatgtgctgctgtcctttaccacccgagtaggaaaattaatgacagatgtcaaattgaaagaaccgagcaagacttccaggtcattttccctattaccctctttcagtgaatcaacactgaagtccccacaaataataatttgctttcccctatctgacagatagcacaagaaggcatccaagttttccaggaataaatgaaagtttcctgaaagagacctatatactgttacaattataaaagagccctccttcagtttaagttgacaggcacatgcttctatatgttgctctagacaaaacttttttgcatctaagctttctacacagtgataacgtttgacatatatggcaactcctcctctcaccttattctctctactcatatgtgcagctagtttataaccactgatatttaccttttccataccagacacaatgtgatgctcagacaggcatagtacattatcagattcaatgtcaccTAAACAAACcgggagctcatctactttattcttcaatcccggaatattttggtgaaaaatgacattttttactttacttttctgagaatctacttttttctttaatccaccaatattttggttaaatatggtaaaattattatttactttcctgttgtgagttttggacctctttagcacctgcctgcctgaacttctcattggacactgatattagtctaaaaaagaggtacatccatgagtactagtgtccccccttatggatttcgctaacaaccccgccagtttacccttccctttcctattgaggttcATTTAATAAATGAAGAGACAGTAGTGTCATACTGAGAAAGATTTCGGGACCTTTAGCTGTGGGCATAAGCTTGTAGAGGAACTGTGGCCCAAGTTCAGAAAAATAGTTGATCGAGCAGTGGGTAGGTATGTACCCACTATAACACTTCATGATGGGGAAGGGCCCTCCACGATATACAGTCTGTGCACAACACGTGTGAAACAAAGCACAAGATCAAAGAAAGCTGCTAAATGAAGCACATTTGGCAACAGTGGGGCAATGTGTAAGGCCTTCCATGAGTACTGTAGCAGATTCTTATCTAAAGACCTCtcataaaaaacaaagaaattctAATTGTATATAAAGGCTATTAGTGGTGCCAAATTCAGTGTCCAGGTAGTCACCGACGATACATGTACTGAAACAGACTAGTAAAGTGGCAGAAGAAGTGCCGAACTTCATTTGCAAATGTTACCCTACCTATCTACACACCCAAAATCACATCTACATTCTGCAAGCAACCTGACAATATCATCTTCACTTAGCGAGACATATATGGTAGGAAGTAATATGTTCCCGGGATGTGCTCTTGGAATTTCAATGGTAAACCTGCCCGTGATGCACGACTCCTCTCTCGTAGTGCCGGCGACTGCAGTTGAGCATCACTAACAATCTTGCACCAACTAAATGATCCTGCAGTGAAACACCACTACATATTCACTGGGTCTCATCTGTCCTTCTCTTTTGTTAATCTAACACAGTAAGGATCTCAGACTCATGAACAATACTGAAAGATTGTTTGAacaagtgttttgaaagccactttGTTTGTGAATCagtcacatttccttaacattACTATTTCTTGTAATTTGCCACCAATAGTCTACTGGTAGAGGTGCAGCAAGCACTGTTGCACGGCTTGTGTGGTGCAGGCACTCACCACCCAAAAACTGGAACACAGATGGCACTGCATGCTAGCGTCACCGCCTGACCACAGGAACTGTGTACTGTGTGGAATAATGGATAATTCTGTGGCACAAAAGACCTGACACACTGAAAACCCAATGTGTAAGATTTAGATGAACAAACTTGGCTCAGCAAAAGTCAGACACTTTAAGACGTACAAATCAACCTTTGTAGACAAAATATCTATCAATAGAATCAGATATCTTGGCACAATTAGGCATGCTATCCCACCTCCTCCTCCACACACAGATGCCACAATCGGCAAAGTAAGGATAAAGAGCAGAGAATTTAGGCTCATAAAAGCATCAATAAAAGGAGCACCCGTACACGCACTCATCCGTATAGCACATATGAAATATTTAAATGGCGAGTATAGAGTACACTATGACAGTATAGTGGACTGCTACTACAAGAATGGACAGAACACTAGGAAGGGAGAGAAATACTCAGGACTGTGACAAGCAGCACTATTCAACACACACAAGAACTCTATACGAAACAATATAAATCAATAAGTACAAGCTTTCTAAAATCAACAGTCATAATAGGATGCAATAGATTGTGAAGAAAAACTGACCTGCTACACGAAACTATCAGAAATTTCAACTAATAGTGGTATCAACAAACCTACTCACTGAATATGATAATCCTATGTGTTGATATTACAAAGACAAGGACAGTACAGTTACTAGCTACCTACTAGGACACTAAGATCAAGCAAATGTTGGAAGATACAGGTATCAATACAGATGTACTAGATTAAGACTACAAATAATGGAAGTGGCCCTTTTTTGCCCTAAAGCTATAAGTTTAGCagtcctttctttgtgtgtgtctgactcagtgcctcctctacatcaaacaatggaaaatctaaaatggaatgcaacaatattgtgaaaagggtagTTGGTACTCATCATATGGCGGAGGTGCTAAGTCGCAGATATGCACTAcccagaaagactgtcacaaaataagcttgaGGCGAACAAGACCTTTGtgaaaaatagacgacacacacacacacacacacacacacacacacatacacacacactgtgggggggggggggatggttacaggaatgtaggatataccgCAGGAGAGTTCCCACCCgcacaattcaggaaagctggtgttgccaagaggatccagatggcacaggctgtgactgCTTCATTTAAGAGCCTTTAAGGTACCAGCAAGCACTATGAAATCTCTATGAATATAGAACACTAACCTTTTCAagaatctcctccttcctctttatCACTACAAACACATTCTGATTTACGACTCCTCAAGCCCCATTATTAAATGCAATTTGATTATTAGGAGGACTTGTCTCCTCCATTCGTTCGAGTGAATGGATGAAAGTACTCCCAGACAGCATACCCTTCATGCTAGGAGTTTAAGTTTGAGGGTCCCATCTCTGTCCCACCAGCAGCTAGAGAAATACAAGTCCACTCGAATACAGCCCCACTTGTCTGAGTAAGTCATACAGCTGAGGTGTGTCAGGTCTGCAGAGGTCACCCGATAAAGACTGATACACCTCTACAGCCCTGCAGCAGCATCCCTAAAGGCTGAGGTTTCTTTTAGAGCTTTGTACTGTTCTTGTCAGTCAGGAGATTGATCCTAGATCCCTGTGAGAGACAACATTTCACCATCATGGCCCACAATGGTTGTTGAAGTGCGCCCAGATGTTACAGTGACAGATGACTAGTGGTGTTCGCCAGTCCACATCTGGGGTGACCAAGCACATATCCagtaaatgaatgctgagcccctgaggattTCATTCAGACAGCCAAGTAGCTCTGAACACTATCAACCCCCACAACAAGATCAAAGATCATTGCAGAATGCCATGGAACTCATGTGAAGCTAGTGGAAAGCAACAGGATGAACCTGCTGTGGGTGCCTGGTCACAAAGAAACTCGTGATAAAAAAATGAGCTGACAGGTTAGCCAGGGCAGGGGTAATGACTGTATTTGTTGGAGCAGAACCTGCCTTTATTGTAACTAAGTTGATGTTACTAGGTGGATCATGAGACAGCACAGAGAATATTAGACAGAAACAAACACATGGCAAGTAAATGATGCTAAAACCATGTATTCAGAGAAGTTCTGGAGCCACGGGCTTGAACAAGAGGCAGATGAAGTCACGGTAGGTTTAATGACTGGAGATGGGAACTTCAGGAAACATTTGTGTGCTTTGGGGATAGAGAAGGCTTGACTCATTAACTGAAATTGTGGCTAACTGAGTTCTCGTAAATGGACTCCTACTAATCTTTAAGAATACTGGTTGGCTTTTCTGAAATGACAAGGAAGGATGCCATACAAAGTCAGTTTCAGTGTGGGCAACAGGGAGCTAGAACCCACCGACTTGAGCCCAGGAAGGCCTTAACTGTtataaatggatcaaatggctctgagcactatgggacttaacatctgaggtcatcagtcccctagaacttgaaactacttaaacctaactaaactaaggacatcacacacatccatcccaaggcaggattcaaacctgtgaccatagcagtcgcgcggttccggactgaagcgcctagaaccgctcggccactgcagccggcttaGCTGTTAAAACAAGTCATTTAATCTTTAACTATACACTACATATAAATATAGCAAGTTTATCACTTATTAAGTACCATTAGAGACATGCTTTGGTGACAGTAACTTTTTGCTTTTCTACAAGTTGCAAAATATTACCTGAAATCACGGGAGGTGACACAGTTCTTAAGAGAGCTCCACGGAATGCCTTCAGATTCCTGATCAGTGTAAATGAGTGAAATGCCTATGATGCGAAGAAGAGGAGAGTGATACAAAGATTTACCACTCATGTACATAAAATACTGCATGAGCACCAAACTTTCCCAGACAGCATGAAATATGCTGTGCAGCGTTATCACAAAAGATCGAGTCCCTTTAGGATAGTTCTTTTTTTCTGGTATGCCATCTGCCTCTTCAAGTTTATATTTTACAGCAAGATTTTCGAGCTTTCTTCTTAGATAAGGAAGCACAGAGAGGCAGATTAATGATAGTAGTAGTTTCCTCCTTGGTAGCTTTGAATCAGTGGAATGACTCACTGTCCTTTGCAGGCCATAAAATGCTTCTGAAAATGAActgcctgaaaagaaaaaaaaaacttaagatgCAACAGGAAATCAACcaacattcaaaatattcaaaaattgTAATCACATTTATCCACCATGCAGAATGGAAATCTCCAACTACATAACAATGCACTGGCCAAATCTGGTTTAACTAAACTATGGTGGTCTTCAACTTGTGCGTTTTCAAAGTGCACAAAATACAAGAAGAAAACAGCACACTGAAACCGTACATCATTTAGGCTATCATGCGTTCAACATGAGCAGATATAAAAACAAAGTTAAAAACAAGGAAGAGAAGGGATATTGATATGCCACAGATATTGGACATAGTGACATTTGACACTGATTACTGCCCTGTAGGAAAGAAACCTGTGGTCAACATTAAACAAGAGATGATTTACACAGAAATGTAAAGCAGTTATCCTACCAAAACAAAGTTTATTAGGCTATGTCCTGATTCCCCACTTTTCATTTCAGATTAAACATGTCTGGCTACATGAGCAAATTCTCAGCTTGGAGGAAGGAAAAGGTATACTAAATCCACTGACATCGTGTGGGGTGAAGCAGTGAGATGCTCAAGCAAATCTTTAGCTTTTACACAACATACTATAGCAAGTGAACATTAAATGGACAGTTTTTAGGAACAAGATCTACACGCCAGACACCAAACATTGTCACTATCTCAGAAAACATCTAACTAAACGAGGAATATGTGTAACAGCAATATTGATACAGATACTTGCCATACTGAAGGAACTGGACTTGAGTGTGGTACTGGACTCCCGAAGCCCGATGTCAAGATTAGGCCCTGTCTGTCCATAAAATAACTTTATAGTTCACGTTAATGGGCATATAAGCCCTGCTTCTGTATTACTTAAGTTACCTTTAGTGCGTAAATATTGTCGCTGAAGGAGAAACTCAGCTACGAGGTATAGTTCTTCGAACCATCTGACCAAGAAACCGTATTTTCCGGGGTTCGATTCTGCTAGCACCTGTAAATAAATAGCGTTTGAAATTACCAGTTATAAAAAGGTCTCGCACCACTGAAATCTGCATGTTCCTAACTTACCTCGCATAACTTTTTGACAGCGGGATGAACTGTCTTAGCGAGGGACTCCTGGGCTATTAATTCAAATATTGACGGTCTCGTTAAAACACTCGACGTCAAATGAGCTCCTTTTTCTGCCATTTCTTTCAAGCATTATCTGCGTACCGATAAATTGTAACTATATTCTCACAAACACTtcaaatcaatctctctctctctctctctctctctctctctctctctctcctgtacaTGCAGACTACATGTAAACATTACCATAGCCAAACATAACCAAAGATACATTCCACTCGTCTACTTGTGTCTGGGGACAGCAAACCTTGGTGCCAATCGGGTGAGCCAAAATTTGCCCACTGCAACATATAGCGTTAATAAAAACACATATCAGCATATGGCACAAAATACAGGGATGATAATCGAAATTTTCGTAAACGAATTTTAATGTTGCTAATCCAGAAAATAATGGGAAGAACGATGTTGCCTGGAATTCTTCTACTCTCACACCAAATATCTGGCTTCTCATATCTGTAAtttataccaaatttcatcaaaaacgAAAGTGACGAAATAAAAATAGTTTACATTTATTTGAAAGTTCTGATATAGAATGTCTCATTTGCTGTATGTGTAGTTTAAAATCTCATTTATGAGACATTTATAAGATTAAAAATTGTATTGAACAAACATAGTGTCACGTACTTGGTCGTACTTAGTCATGGTCCTCATCATAAAAAAATGTGCTTTAACAGTTTGCTTTACTTTTTTAACTCATTATCATTAGCAGTgacaattttctttgctttttatttatcaaGGAAAACACTACTCGCAAGCAGACACCACAGGCAAGTTTTATTCAAAACTCACATCGTTATACAGCGCTAAACTAATCTTCATCATCAATAATCATGAATTTCTGCAACACAGTTTGCACCTTACTTGCAATTTCTTCGTCCGAAACATCTTAAGCAAAAAAATTTCCTAGGTCAGTACTAATGTGTAAAATATAATTACAAGTATTTGTGTTATTGGCAAATTCAATGTGCTGGAAGGaatgttacataaaaataaaaagctaCTCATAAACTgatggatgcgaatttctcgagaAAAGTTACTTAAAGGTCAAATTCAGCTCCAGGTTAATGGAGGAAACACATGTCCATTACGTTTGTGCGGCCACCAGCGATAAACATTATCATTCTAACCAGTCCGTCCATGTAGACCTCTGTAGTTGTAGTCTGAAACGTATATTGTTAATCAGTGAAGTAATTAGTACTGGAACACTTTTCTCGTGAAGAACTACTCATAGTCTGTTTTTATGTTTTTAGCTGCCCGGTATATTCTcgagaattttttttgtaaaatgcttCATTACCGTAAACTGTAGGCTTTAAAAACTGCATAAGCAGGATAGGCACTTCGACACGCTGTGGTGTGAAGACTGTGACGATGTAAATGAGATTAAAAACTTCAATAATTAACATGCAATTTTGAATTTCGCGCGGAATGAATCGAAAGCTCCTTGTCACACGGTGAATGTAGGCTTTCACTGTCCGTCACTAGGAAGCGCTAAGAACTGCGGTCCCTTAGGCTCTCTACAGACCCGTAAGACACAATGTTTGCCGAGCGTTACCGATCGGCACCAAGTTTTGCTGTCCCTAGGCACAAGTCACTCGGCCTTCTGCGGAAACGACAGTGACAGGTTTTCACCTGGAAAATATGTCTTCTAGCTAACATACGTCGACTGTTCCAGCAAAGGAAAAGGATGCGAGCAGTTTTCATCTACAACACACCTGACAGAAAAATGGGCAGGATATCTTCAACTCTACACAGATGGCTCAAAAATGGGGACAGAAAATCATAGCGGATGCGCTTTCTTCTGTCCAGAATATGCAGACGAAGGAAAGTTTCAGCTACCAAGCGACGCTTCCGTGTTTCTAGATGTAAGTTTCGCTATTATATAGGCAATCAAACACTCAGTATCTCTTAGAATACCCAAGGCAGTAATGATCACCGATTCTTAAAGTGTTCTGAGACCAATTGGTTACAGGAACTGGAACAAGAGAAAACACACTATCGACATAGTGGATCATTATCACCAAGCTATGAAGATTGGTCAGATTACAGAATCTGCATGAGTCAAATCACATTCTGGCATTCTATACAATGATAAAGCCGATCAATTAGCGAGAGATGCGATTAGCAGCAGAAGACCTATGGACATTAAACTCTCATGTACAGAATATCTCTTAACAGCAAAAGAACAAGCGCTTCTCCTGTGACACGAAGAATGGAATGGAAGTCACAAACAAAAGGCAAAAGCTATACTCATATACAGACGTTCATACCAAGATAGCCATGGTTTTGGAAGTACAAACATTCAAGGAAAATTATAACATCCACTGCGAGAATGGGTCCCAGTCATGGATCTTTCCCGGCCCATTTATGCAGAATCAGAATACAGGAGACACCCCAAAGGCAGTGTGAAGAAGAATCAAATGGAGATATAAATCACATCTTATTTCAGTGTAGACACTGTGAGAAAGACAGAGTCAACTTTTTAAAGAAGCGCAATTGGTCACCGTTAGCCGCTTTGACCGATTGCAGGTCCCTGAGACACAACCAGGAGGACTTTAGACGTCATATCCAGGGTTATAGCTGCAGAAGATATAAAAATTGAAACGGAATTGTGACCATTGAACGTAACTAACGAAATGAATTACCAACTACGTGGCAACTGtcaattgtgtcttttcaatttaagtacaACGAACTTGATCTGAAGACATATATGAATGAAAAGAGCAGATGTTACCTTGCTATGTGTATCAGTGCATTTAATCTGTGTTGGCTAGACAGTTTGTATTCTAGAAGGCAATAAAATAGACTACAaatagaagtctgttgctaaggcagaatattcaaaatatctgggtgcatgcattgatgagaaattgaattggaagaaacacatagatgatctgctgaaacagttaggttcagctacttatgctattagggttattgcaagttTTGATGATAactatatcagtaaattagcctcctatgtctattttcattcagtgctttcatatgacatcatattttggggtattcatcattaagagaaaaagtttttatctacatctacatgactactcagcaattcaaatttaagtgcttggcagagggttcatcgaaccacaatcatactatctctctaccattccactcccgaacagcgcgcgggaaaaacgaacacctaaacctttctgttcgagctcagatttctcttattttattttgatgatcattcctacctatgtaggttgggctcaacaaaatatttttgcattcggaagagaaagttggtgactgaaatttcgtaaatagatctcgccgcgacgaaaaacgtctttgctttaatgacttccatcccaattcgcgtattcattgcataaaagcgtgtaatcagaataatatctGGAGCCCACCCAATATAAACTtggagacatttatttaaggaacttgggatattcacagtaccttcgcaatacatacattcacttatgaaatttgttattaataacccacccAATTGAAAAATAACAGCGAAAAGCATAGCCGCAACACTAGAGGAAAGGATTAAATCtgcctttggcacagaaaggggtgaattacactgccacaaaaatcttcAGTCATTTGCCACACAGCATTAAAAGTCTAACaggtagccaaccaacatttaaaagcaaatcaaaagaatttctgaatgacaactccttctacacaatagatgaatttttagatatgaagtagtaactgtggagaaacaaaaagaaaaaaaattttgtgtaaagaaaacttatgttaaagtgacatgttatatattattacgaaatgtcgtattcacgatctatggaacaagtattaatgcatGTATGTACGTATGAACGAAATAAAAAAGTGTTCACTAGCAAGATCTTCGAAGCGGAAACACCAGGGCAGTTAGGGAAACACTCACAGGAAGTCGAATTCCGCACGCTGGTGGACATATTTTAGTGCGATTTGTAGCATCTACTACTTGCCGAAGTTGCCAGTTGCTGCAAGGTTTTCTTCTGCTTGTTGTGACCAGATACGAAAATGTCAGTGTCAGTAACGAGGTATACGTGGAATTGTGATAAAACGTAGTTGCTAATACAAAAAGTGCAACGTTTCCCAGAATTGTGATACACAAAGCATGTGGACTTGGAAAACAGAGTAAAACAACAGGTCGCTCTAAAAAATATTGCGGCAGGTTCAGCTACAAGAAACGCCAAAGTACGAAAAAAGAAACATTATATACTTACACAATATGGACAAGAAGTCGACAAAATAAGAACACCAAAAAGTGGACAGAAGACAGATGGTGTTCGCACAAGCAAGTGGGGATACTTTGATTCACTGAACTGTATGTTTCACACTTGCACGCCCGAGGAAACAGAAGACAATTTGGTAAGTGGAACAGATATTACATCAAGGAGGCGCCGAGCCGCGCGCCAGTGGGAAGAGAGGCCAGCGCCCCACCTCCAGggagacagagttcagcgccccctgtcagcaCCGACTTAACCAGCCGCACAGCGCT
Protein-coding sequences here:
- the LOC124544815 gene encoding peroxisome assembly protein 12 encodes the protein MAEKGAHLTSSVLTRPSIFELIAQESLAKTVHPAVKKLCEVLAESNPGKYGFLVRWFEELYLVAEFLLQRQYLRTKGSSFSEAFYGLQRTVSHSTDSKLPRRKLLLSLICLSVLPYLRRKLENLAVKYKLEEADGIPEKKNYPKGTRSFVITLHSIFHAVWESLVLMQYFMYMSGKSLYHSPLLRIIGISLIYTDQESEGIPWSSLKNCVTSRDFRSLPGVTFQLLRGVLSNSFEIFAFFLQFLQVWYSEHRQASVTALPIPSTPQDLGVNDYKNICPLCLQKRKIPTVLPVSGYIFCYRCIAEYVRENHSCPITHYPASDEDFVRIY